One genomic window of Glycine max cultivar Williams 82 chromosome 16, Glycine_max_v4.0, whole genome shotgun sequence includes the following:
- the LOC100500451 gene encoding putative peptidyl-prolyl cis-trans isomerase — MSSSSSKGGGGIEVRASHILIKHEGSRRKASWKDPEGRIIKSTTRENAVSQLKALRDDIVSGKASFEDIASRFSDCSSAKRGGDLGPFGRGQMQKPFEEATFALKVGEISDIVDTDSGVHIIKRTK, encoded by the exons atgtcgtcgtcgtcgtcgaaGGGTGGTGGCGGTATTGAGGTTAGGGCTTCGCACATATTGATAAAGCACGAAGGTTCTAGAAGGAAGGCCTCGTGGAAGGATCCTGAAGGTCGCATCATCAAGAGCACAACCAGAGAAAACGCGGTTTCTCAGCTCAAGGCCCTCCGCGACGACATCGTTTCGGGCAAGGCCTCCTTCGAGGACATCGCCTCTCGCTTCTCCGATTGCAGCTCCGCCAAGCGCGGGGGTGATCTCG GTCCTTTTGGTCGTGGCCAGATGCAGAAGCCTTTTGAAGAAGCAACTTTTGCTCTTAAAGTTGGTGAAATTAGTGACATTGTGGATACTGACAGTGGAGTCCACATTATTAAGAGAACAAAATGA
- the LOC100500451 gene encoding putative peptidyl-prolyl cis-trans isomerase isoform X1: MSSSSSKGGGGIEVRASHILIKHEGSRRKASWKDPEGRIIKSTTRENAVSQLKALRDDIVSGKASFEDIASRFSDCSSAKRGGDLGAFGAIFQLEFGFYFGGLCTRDFD, translated from the exons atgtcgtcgtcgtcgtcgaaGGGTGGTGGCGGTATTGAGGTTAGGGCTTCGCACATATTGATAAAGCACGAAGGTTCTAGAAGGAAGGCCTCGTGGAAGGATCCTGAAGGTCGCATCATCAAGAGCACAACCAGAGAAAACGCGGTTTCTCAGCTCAAGGCCCTCCGCGACGACATCGTTTCGGGCAAGGCCTCCTTCGAGGACATCGCCTCTCGCTTCTCCGATTGCAGCTCCGCCAAGCGCGGGGGTGATCTCG GTGCTTTTGGTGCTATTTTCCAGTTAGAATTTGGGTTTTACTTCGGTGGTCTGTGTACTAGAGattttgattaa